The Daphnia pulicaria isolate SC F1-1A chromosome 12, SC_F0-13Bv2, whole genome shotgun sequence genome contains a region encoding:
- the LOC124316127 gene encoding 1-phosphatidylinositol 4,5-bisphosphate phosphodiesterase gamma-1-like: MMLSPSAYSDEGAPTNELSFQELEIIIGHLEIGTVVTKFFKNKQPDKRNLLFKRESRQIVWYKEMSKRNVYEGIIDLREVKEIRTGKSSRDFERWNNLPEYAKFEDNRCLSVFYGREFRLKTLSICAISKQECDRWIEGLHYLTRDTCNTISYPLQLERWIWKEFYNMTPDRTTVTLKDVKVFLPLINCQIPKTRLKEVFHEVNNRNNGELSFDEFASLCHILTYDGTIYHTFFQKFSTDGVIISLADFQTFLAEQGDSKAFKESDLVTAMFMRDFVRDPRRSTVADQDYEEGFFTAKEFMSYMFSHHNELLDPKHKVVNQDMDQPLSHYWIASSHNTYLTGDQLKSMSSVEAYARCLMLGCRCVELDCWDGPDGIPVIYHGNTITTKISFLDVVKTIRDHAFVTSPYPVILSLEDHCCLTQQTKMAAIFEEILGPMLLKTPIPHQKMDQEMLPSPNELKGKIILKHKKLPEKSTDVTSQTVEQPECCIADSDSGPLEKNGILYLEDKVKGEWVSHFFVLSDAKMYYTKFNAKDNQTEEEEEYEEDDTISMAYQPVPEGVPEYELHFGEVWFHGRLEGGRIRSEELLKQYGPSLGDGAFLVRNSDNFVGDFSLSFWRQGKVYHLRIRRPTRTGNDGKPVKMYQLENGVYFDSLYSLVVNYRINPLKSPSFSIVFNNPVPQPSTHERMKWYHPTKGQAEAVELLRSIPNDGAFLVRPSDKESGTFSISFRAEGEIKHCRIKQEGRLFIIGSAQFESLVDLINYYEVNPLYGQVHLRIPVTDDILTQMEQGLPIGEPTCNSDPSAKELKQDLYLVSDALMGPMGITVKSLQSYQSQEDDELSFPKNAIIKNVKKVDQHWWRGDYGGRLQYLFMATLTQEIDSEEAQRFLEENSADGVANGLQTKESYDVAGAEVELLKLQASLVRGQSVSKVESENVEKVERSVSVNVPEYTTSPSTENKTSGSPEWLLRVKLASKTETLELGVETREDALEWRKAITSISGDPLEPQDTKNYSEIEIRCRISKALSDQVVYCRAKHFNQERIVGEGRNPCEISSFSEIKAEKLMLYEPKFFLWYHQVMLSRLYPKATRMDSSNYSPMPFWNVGSQIVALNYQTPDKNMQINEAKFLQNGKSGYVLKPSYMRKTSDYNPSYCSLSDEDPVSLVVKIIAARHLTTRHLKSKRGIVSPYVEVEVIGCNQDSISNKRTTKTIPDNGFNPFWDESFQLHIARPSLAILRFAVYDSDMFGESCLIAQATYPLACIRRGYRSVPLKNGFSELLEMSSLLILLDHQKRKKESFSMVSNTVLLQKDRADRLRELQAQISEAELREDDTAVQLARAEFQEIESQMVEEFHRMAYY; the protein is encoded by the exons ATGATGTTGTCTCCAAGTGCGTACAGCGATGAAGGTGCGCCAACAAATGAATTGTCATTCCAAGAGCTGGAAATAATCATTGGCCATCTGGAGATCGGCACCGTGGTCACGAAATTCTTCAAGAACAAACAGCCAGACAAGAGGAACTTGCTGTTCAAGAGAGAATCCCGGCAAATTGTCTGGTACAAGGAAATGAGCAAGAGGAACGTGTACGAAGGAATTA TTGATTTAAGGGAAGTTAAGGAAATTCGAACTGGCAAAAGTTCAAGAGATTTTGAACGATGGAACAACTTACCGGAATACGCCAAGTTCGAAGATAATCGATGCCTGAGCGTTTTCTATGGCCGCGAATTCCGTCTGAAAACACTTTCCATTTGTG CCATTTCAAAACAAGAATGCGACCGATGGATAGAAGGACTGCACTACCTGACCCGAGACACTTGCAACACGATATCTTACCCTCTGCAGCTGGAACGTTGGATATGGAAGGAATTTTACAACATGACTCCAGACAGGACCACCGTCACTCTGAAAGATGTCAAAGTCTTTCTGCCGCTCATCAATTGTCAAATTCCTAAAACTCGTTTGAAAGAAGTTTTCCATGAAGTCAACAATCGAAATAATGGTGAACTTTCATTCGACGAATTTGCTTCGCTCTGCCACATCCTCACCTACGACGGAACT ATATACCACACGTTCTTCCAGAAATTTTCCACCGACGGAGTGATTATTTCACTGGCGGATTTCCAGACGTTCCTGGCCGAACAAGGTGACAGCAAAGCCTTCAAGGAAAGCGACTTGGTGACAGCCATGTTCATGCGTGATTTCGTGCGGGATCCACGACGTAGTACCGTGGCCGATCAAGACTACGAAGAAGGATTCTTCACCGCCAAAGAGTTTATGAGTTATATGTTTTCCCACCACAACGAACTCTTGGATCCTAAGCACAAAGTCGTCAACCAAGACATGGACCAGCCCTTGTCTCATTACTGGATCGCTTCCTCTCACAACAC gtaTTTGACTGGTGACCAGCTGAAAAGTATGTCCAGTGTTGAGGCTTATGCTCGATGTCTGATGCTAGGCTGTCGATGTGTCGAGCTGGATTGCTGGGACGGCCCGGATGGCATCCCCGTCATCTACCACGGAAATACAATCACGACGAAAATCAGTTTCCTGGACGTCGTGAAAACAATTCGTGATCACGCGTTCGTCACTTCACCTTACCCGGTCATCCTATCCCTAGAGGATCACTGCTGTCTGACCCAGCAGACTAAAATGGCCGcaattttcgaagaaatcCTTGGTCCCATGTTGCTTAAAACGCCCATACCCCACCAGAAAATGGATCAGGAAATGCTGCCGTCTCCCAACGAATTAAAAGGGAAGATTATCCTCAAGCACAAGAAATTACCGGAAAAATCCACTGACGTCACTTCGCAAACGGTTGAGCAACCGGAATGCTGCA TCGCCGATTCCGACAGTGGGCCCTTGGAGAAGAACGGAATTTTGTACTTGGAAGACAAAGTGAAAGGCGAATGGGTTTCTCATTTCTTCGTCCTGAGCGACGCCAAAATGTATTACACCAAATTCAACGCCAAGGACAATCAGacggaagaggaagaggaatACGAGGAGGATGACaccatttcaatggcataccAGCCCGTGCCGGAAGGCGTTCCGGAATACGAGCTCCATTTCGGCGAGGTCTGGTTCCACGGTCGATTGGAAGGAGGTCGAATCCGGTCGGAAGAACTTTTGAAACAATACGGACCTAGTCTAGGTGATGGAGCATTCCTTGTCCGAAATAGCGACAATTTTGTTGGCGATTTCTCCCTGTCGTTTTG GCGCCAAGGAAAGGTTTATCACCTTCGAATTCGTCGGCCAACTCGTACCGGAAACGATGGGAAACCCGTGAAAATGTATCAGCTGGAAAACGGCGTCTATTTCGACAGTTTGTACAGTTTGGTTGTCAACTACAGAATCAATCCGCTTAAAAGTCCC AGTTTCAGCATCGTTTTCAACAATCCAGTTCCTCAACCTAGCACTCACGAGAGGATGAAGTGGTACCACCCAACAAAAGGGCAAGCGGAAGCCGTCGAATTACTCCGCAGCATTCCAAACGATGGAGCTTTTCTGGTCCGACCAAGTGATAAAGAATCGGGCACATTTTCCATCTCGTTCAG GGCGGAAGGAGAAATCAAGCACTGCCGGATTAAACAAGAAGGCCGTTTGTTTATCATTGGATCGGCCCAGTTTGAGAGTCTCGTCGATTTGATCAATTATTACGAGGTGAATCCTCTTTACGGACAAGTTCACCTCCGCATTCCGGTAACGGATGACATATTAACGCAAATGGAGCAAGGCCTTCCTATTGGCGAACCAACTTGCAATTCAGATCCATCAGCAAAGGAATTAAAACAGGATCTCTATTTGGTATCCGACGCTCTGATGGGTCCAATGGGG ATTACGGTCAAGTCGCTGCAAAGTTACCAAAGTCAAGAAGACGACGAACTGAGTTTCCCTAAAAACGCCATCATAAAAAACGTCAAGAAAGTCGATCAACATTGGTGGCGGGGAGACTACGGAGGACGACTGCAGTATCTTTTTATGGCTACTCTCACGCAAGAAATTGATTCCGAAGAAGCTCAACGATTCCTGGAAGAAAAT TCCGCCGATGGAGTTGCCAATGGACTGCAGACTAAAGAAAGTTACGATGTGGCCGGGGCTGAAGTGGAGCTGTTGAAATTGCAAGCGTCGCTGGTCAGGGGCCAGTCTGTTTCGAAAGTCGAATCCGAAAACGTCGAAAAAGTCGAACGTTCCGTCAGCGTCAACGTCCCAGAGTACACCACCTCTCCCAGCACCGAAAACAAAACGAGTGGCTCACCCGAGTGGCTACTCCGCGTGAAGTTGGCATCCAAAACAGAAACACTCGAATTGGGTGTCGAGACCAGAGAAGATGCCCTGGAGTGGCGCAAAGCCATCAC GAGCATTAGCGGCGATCCACTCGAACCCCAAGACACCAAGAATTACAGCGAAATCGAAATCCGATGCAGAATCTCCAAAGCCCTTTCCGACCAAGTCGTGTACTGCCGGGCCAAGCATTTCAATCAGGAGCGAATTGTGGGCGAGGGACGCAATCCCTGTGAAATATCGTCCTTCTCCGAAATCAAAGCCGAAAAGTTGATGCTCTACGAACCGAAATTCTTCCTCTGGTACCACCAGGTGATGTTGAGTCGCCTTTACCCGAAAGCCACACGAATGGACTCGAGTAATTACAGCCCAATGCCTTTTTGGAACGTCGGCAGTCAGATTGTGGCTTTGAATTACCAGACACCCG atAAAAACATGCAGATCAACGAAGcgaaatttttacaaaacgGCAAAAGCGGTTATGTTTTGAAACCGAGTTACATGCGGAAGACATCCGACTATAACCCGTCCTACTGTTCATTGTCTGACGAGGATCCCGTTTCACTCGTTGTCAAg ATCATTGCTGCTCGGCACTTGACCACACGTCATTTGAAATCTAAACGAGGCATTGTTAGTCCTTATGTCGAGGTTGAGGTGATTGGCTGCAATCAAGATTCGATTAGCAACAAACGTACAACAAAGACCATCC CTGACAACGGTTTCAATCCTTTTTGGGACGAATCATTTCAATTACACATTGCACGCCCTTCTTTGGCTATTCTGCGGTTTGCCGTCTACGATTCGG ACATGTTCGGAGAATCGTGTCTTATTGCACAGGCCACATATCCG cttGCGTGCATTCGCCGAGGGTATAGAAGCGTGCCATTAAAGAATGGTTTCAGTGAACTGTTGGAAATGTCATCCCTCCTTATTCTGTTGGATCATCAGAAACGGAAAAAA GAATCATTCAGCATGGTTAGCAATACAGTGCTGCTGCAGAAAGACCGTGCGGATAGGCTCCGTGAATTACAAGCGCAAATCTCCGAGGCTGAATTACGTGAAGACGACACGGCGGTACAGTTGGCCCGGGCTGAATTCCAGGAAATTGAGTCGCAAATGGTCGAAGAGTTTCATCGTATGGCTTACTATTAG
- the LOC124316406 gene encoding protein abrupt-like: protein MSNHHQFRLKWENHSNNLLNVFGRLFSNESFTDVTLAAQGRSIRAHKMVLSASSKYFEKLFLEHHMESTCSPGPMIVIMRDTSFEDLSCIIEFMYKGEINISREQLGSLLKTAESLGVNGLAQATQEKNTNGDATTSMSEVSTSPGNLPSELQKSHNDRVKSSSRKRLRIRRNLEPVNHPDDSGSPYSDHSQTSSTNFSPRIEKVVSVETPRKMTPVNNDSTPIPANFTNRITSPNFAASFEPILLECDPVLQDSTTFSNIECDPHPQVKQEQCICDFFRGFIVYKFNDYIAQCHGNRQQYWEEPFTQAVLKGIQDRELDLRKGAQLLGVSYSTLYGRYRYIQT from the exons ATGTCTAATCATCATCAGTTTCGCTTGAAATGGGAAAACCACTCGAACAACCTGCTCAACGTCTTTGGCAGATTGTTTTCCAACGAAAGTTTCACCGATGTCACTCTGGCGGCACAGGGACGCAGCATTCGAGCACACAAG ATGGTGCTGTCGGCTTCTAGCAAGTATTTTGAAAAGCTCTTTTTGGAACATCACATGGAATCGACGTGTTCTCCAGGACCGATGATTGTGATTATGCGTGATACCAGTTTCGAAGATTTATCCTGTATCATCGAATTCATGTACAAGGGAGAAATCAACATATCACGG GAACAACTAGGATCGTTGCTGAAGACAGCTGAAAGTCTAGGAGTTAATGGCCTAGCACAAGCGACCCAAGAAAAGAATACCAACGGCGATGCAACAACATCAATGAGTGAAGTGTCTACATCACCGGGCAATCTTCCGTCAGAGCTTCAAAAGTCGCACAACGATCGTGTGAAATCGTCATCCAGAAAACGACTTCGGATTCGACGTAATCTAGAGCCGGTCAACCATCCGGATGATTCCGGCAGTCCTTATTCAGACCACAGTCAAACTTCGTCCACCAATTTCTCACCTCGAATTGAAAAAGTCGTTTCTGtg gaAACCCCAAGAAAAATGACACCCGTCAATAACGATTCTACTCCGATTCCGGCCAATTTCACCAATAGGATTACATCGCCAAATTTCGCGGCGTCGTTTGAACCGATTTTGCTGGAATGCGATCCTGTCCTCCAAGATTCGACAACATTTTCCAACATTGAATGTGATCCGCACCCTCAAGTCAAACAAGAGCAATGCATAT GTGATTTCTTCCGAGGATTTATCGTTTATAAATTCAACGACTACATCGCCCAATGCCATGGAAACCGACAACAATACTGGGAAGAACCCTTCACGCAGGCTGTCTTGAAAGGAATACAG GATCGCGAACTGGACCTgaggaaaggagctcagctttTGGGTGTGTCATACAGCACACTTTACGGACGATACCGATATATTCAAACTTAA
- the LOC124316413 gene encoding uncharacterized protein LOC124316413, with protein MRFPIVSQIYYRQGTLIVSTIALVFAFIFVIQHMTYTQKSGPSSGSIRDAVDQALESINIRLRGRVSPISSEYNLLDLDETDPRLAELAAEKCTIEWMNADRLQQDHPCVIETIRRRYLHPPADLDVPYNLVAPNKADPSVGQAASILNYLGNQTKGFFIECGALDGEHLSNTLYMERTMQWGGVLVEADQTSFGKLLSRRRKSYALPVCLSLQPYPTQVTFKVTYAIGSVQESLTPEQSKESNMLTLQCFPIYSILLAIGQTRVDFFSLDVEGHELRILKTIPWHKVDIKTLAVEWDHVGEKPLVDYMGPKGYYVFGRNTVNVGNDLFFAKNDSRHR; from the exons ATGAGATTTCCAATTGTTAGTCAGATTTATTATCGCCAAGGCACGTTGATTGTAAGCACCATTGCTTTGGTGTTTGCATTCATCTTTGTAATCCAGCACATGACCTATACGCAGAAGTCGGGACCTTCATCGGGATCCATTCGGGATGCGGTTGATCAAGCCCTCGAGTCCATCAACATTCGGCTCAGAGGAAGAGTTTCACCCATTTCATCCGAGTACAACTTGCTGGATCTCGATGAAACGGATCCGAGGCTGGCGGAATTGGCTGCGGAGAAATGCACAATag AGTGGATGAATGCGGATCGATTGCAGCAGGATCATCCGTGTGTCATTGAAACCATCCGGCGACGCTACTTGCATCCACCGGCCGATTTAGACGTCCCTTATAATTTAGTCGCACCCAACAAAGCGGATCCATCAGTTGGGCAAGCGGCCAGCATATTAAATTATCTCGGCAATCAA ACGAAAGGATTCTTTATCGAATGCGGAGCACTTGACGGTGAACATTTAAGCAACACGCTCTACATGGAGCGGACGATGCAATGGGGTGGAGTTCTGGTCGAGGCCGATCAGACGTCGTTCGGCAAATTGTTGTCCCGCAGACGCAAATCCTACGCCTTGCCCGTCTGCCTCAGTCTCCAGCCTTACCCGACACAAGTGACTTTCAAAGTCACTTACGCCATCGGCTCGGTTCAGGAATCGTTGACTCCGGAGCAATCCAAAGAGAGCAACATGCTAACCCTCCAGTGTTTCCCCATTTATTCCATTCTGTTGGCCATTGGTCAGACTCGAGTTGATTTCTTCAGTCTGGACGTCGAAGGACACGAATTGAGGATCCTAAAAACAATTCCCTGGCATAAAGTGGATATCAAG ACGCTGGCAGTGGAATGGGACCACGTCGGAGAGAAACCGCTGGTCGACTATATGGGACCGAAAGGTTATTACGTTTTTGGTCGGAATACAGTCAATGTCGGAAACGACCTTTTCTTCGCCAAAAATGATTCACGTCATCgataa
- the LOC124316502 gene encoding thymidine kinase, cytosolic-like, whose amino-acid sequence MSVSYGNCQLNHPKGQIQIIFGPMFSGKTTELIRRLKRYEVANHKCLIVKYAKDLRYESKCGQGVATHDQQSRAAVAATVLSSIAHLADSCSVIGIDEGQFFPDVVEFCEAMANAGKIVVVAALDGTYQRSGFGNFLNLVPLAENVVKLTAVCMRCYGEAAFTQRLGSETEVELIGGTEKYMAVCRECYRKFSESNVETLADDCCHGNRMSSPFHHFQQQQQAMKKSPLKMNNSTTKPLTADVNRILSFNKENF is encoded by the exons ATGTCTGTTTCGTACGGAAATTGCCAACTGAACCACCCAAAAGGACAAATCCAG ATTATCTTTGGGCCCATGTTTTCGGGCAAAACAACCGAATTAATTCGCCGTTTGAAACGCTATGAAGTGGCCAATCACAAATGTTTGATCGTCAAG TATGCCAAGGACTTGCGGTATGAATCGAAATGCGGCCAGGGAGTGGCTACTCACGATCAACAAAGTCGGGCGGCCGTTGCGGCCACCGTCCTGTCATCCATCGCACACCTGGCCGATTCTTGCAGCGTTATCGGAATTGACGAAGGCCAATTC TTTCCTGATGTAGTCGAGTTTTGTGAAGCGATGGCCAACGCTGGTAAAATTGTCGTAGTGGCCGCACTGGACGGAACTTACCAACGATcag GTTTcggaaatttcttgaatttggtTCCGTTAGCTGAAAATGTCGTTAAACTTACAGCCGTTTGTATGCGCTGCTACGGGGAGGCGGCCTTCACTCAACGACTTGGCTCCGAAACGGAG GTGGAACTAATTGGCGGAACGGAGAAATACATGGCGGTCTGCCGCGAATGTTACCGAAAATTCAGCGAGTCCAATGTCGAAACTTTGGCGGATGACTGTTGCCATGGCAATCGGATGTCATCGCCTTTCCATCActtccagcaacaacagcaagccATGAAGAAATCACCTCTTAAAATGAACAACAGCACGACGAAGCCTCTCACGGCCGACGTTAATCGAATCCTTTCCTTCAAcaaggaaaatttttaa
- the LOC124316216 gene encoding ankyrin repeat domain-containing protein 27-like, with protein MEYDEDLSSNPFLKFFQENCTVLYEEAVKNQWILCIPSANSVCQDQFDEFYVRKHLIVQHGGESRTLTNEPVQISDDRLIFGSTSVRILFQETIYTKLGKVRALCIVRDDPNAKNIKSPTILQKKSIRDSVRTVKITLTNYMKSDQDFVSPEKLKQCLDEVKNYISSLDRRISSCVIHNLYSQLMDLVTIEANKIDANLNKIRRNNCDISLQDLELPEEFSSSITMALAELEKLSDKKLVTDKLDCLRKTVNLLTKTDVPADLNADNLLALLSYLILKSQVTNWAAQLEFIKFFHTSSLLGEDGYLISTLEAAIDHLKLGSFNQTLPKDVPDTPLFRASAFGDAEALTELLFSSKFECHPLCSCHSCGLPRVVDAIGTDSRGWTALHYATYYGHSDATQVLLRTSFRDKVQIPDPVGRTALHWAAFRGFQTCLLLLCHQSGCDLNCRDLHGNTALHLAVLNGHEPCVKALLYYSEQAHFRLNYDAMNGNGDTALHLAARWGYTNIVQLLLQWEVDCRIFNKHKQTASDVSQNLKISRIISKCCELGGKNFKEGFGSGRFWTGLTRQLSLKRKPIPLNPIE; from the exons ATGGAGTACGACGAAGATCTATCAAGTAATCCCTTTTTGAAGTTTTTCCAGGAGAATTGTACAGTTTTGTACGAAGAAGCTGTCAAGAATCAATGGATCCTTTGCATTCCATCGGCAAATAGTGTCTGTCAAGATCAGTTTGACGAGTTCTATGTTCGCAAGCACTTGATTGTGCAACATGGAGGAGAATCCAGGACACTGACCAATGAGCCAGTTCAAATAAGTGACGACAGGCTGATATTTGGATCAACTTCAGTTCGTATCCTGTTCCAGGAAACGATCTACACAAAATTGGGAAAAGTAAGGGCTCTCTGTATCGTCAGAGATGATCCAAATGCCAAGAACATCAAAAGCCCCACCATTCTTCAGAAAAAATCTATTCGAGACTCTGTAAGAACAGTCAAGATCACTTTGACCAACTACATGAAATCGGATCAAGATTTCGTCTCaccagaaaaattgaaacaatgcCTAGATGAAGTTAAAAACTACATTTCAAGCCTCGACAGAAGAATCTCAAGCTGTGTTATTCACAATCTCTACAGCCAGTTGATGGATCTCGTCACCATTGAGGCCAACAAAATTGATGCAAACCTCAACAAAATCAGGAGGAACAACTGTGACATATCACTTCAAGATCTTGAACTCCCAGAGGAGTTTTCATCAAGTATTACCATGGCACTTGCAGAACTGGAAAAGTTATCAGACAAAAAGTTGGTGACTGACAAGTTGGATTGTCTACGAAAAACAGTCAATTTGCTAACCAAAACAGATGTTCCAGCTGACCTGAATGCTGACAACTTACTGGCACTATTGAGCTACCTCATTCTGAAATCTCAAGTGACCAATTGGGCAGCCCAACTGGAGTTCATCAAATTCTTTCACACATCAAGCCTATTAGGTGAAGATGGCTATCTCATCTCGACATTGGAAGCGGCGATAGATCACCTGAAACTGGGcagtttcaatcaaacattacccAAAGATGTCCCTGACACACCGTTATTCAGAGCATCGGCTTTTGGCGATGCGGAAGCGCTAACAGAGCTCCTGTTCAGTTCCAAATTCGAGTGCCACCCATTGTGTTCGTGCCATTCCTGCGGATTGCCAAGAGTAGTCGACGCAATAGGAACCGATTCCAGGGGATGGACAGCTCTCCACTATGCAACGTATTACGGTCACAGCGACGCTACCCAG GTTCTACTGAGAACATCCTTTCGCGATAAAGTTCAAATTCCTGATCCTGTAGGACGTACAGCCTTGCACTGGGCCGCTTTTAGAG GTTTCCAGACGTGTTTACTGTTGTTGTGCCACCAGTCCGGTTGTGATTTAAATTGTCGAGATCTTCATGGGAATACGGCCCTTCATTTGGCGGTTTTAAACGGACACGAACCGTGCGTCAAGGCCCTTTTATACTATTCGGAGCAAGCTCATTTTCGACTTAATTACGACGCCATGAATGGAAACGGGGACACAGCATTGCACCTGGCAGCCAGATGGGGTTACACCAATATTGTTCAACTTTTGCTGCAATGGGAAGTGGACTGCAGAATTTTCAACAAGCACAAGCAAACGGCTTCCGATGTGTCACAAAACCTCAAGATCTCGAGAATAATATCAAAATGCTGTGAGCTTGGAGGGAAAAACTTTAAGGAAGGATTTGGCAGTGGCAGATTCTGGACTGGCCTCACTCGTCAACTTTCCCTGAAACGAAAACCCATACCACTAAATCCAATTGAGTGA